From Pseudomonadota bacterium, a single genomic window includes:
- a CDS encoding DUF2961 domain-containing protein has protein sequence MSGSGGSGGVGIVAGMPGGAGVAGLGPGGAGGPIPPPPARVTLQWMLEQMVDRDRLARFPTAFRHKSLQSSSYNRESKPPVGSPGWFADGDGVGAIRSEGDERVLMEHRGPGAIVKIWSTFFYYDFMNRLGPKIRIYLDDNPVPVIEEYLIELVTRNEWLVQEYGPVPPKQNSFEVPGVFAGFTARAGNLYLPIPYQRSCKVTVADTRNFYNIINYVEFPPGTVVETYTPQGFQQALGTMQTVSAQLANPTDFAGGTAKHQNATLGPGQSLTIPLAPGSNAVRHLEVKLADASRQRLRSTILKGTFDGEQTIWTPLGDYFCSGNEVNPFKTWEREMRPDGTMITRWVMPYQHAGEIAFENLGPDPVTLEVKLQTAPWFWDADSMHFHAHWRTSEPVPGTPFSDWNFVHVDGKGVYVADVWTVLNAERGWWGEGDEKIYVDEAYDQNGTGDDFPTHFGTGTEDYYGWAGGVDPTGLDTFSHPFLSNVRTGSAQDVRGYNITTRSRVWDAIPFSMRLHFDMEASFGTQMRNRWNLLKYSVVTYWYAIPGARHNRVPQPAEAARPVMTVQELDARIAALRGAPAPQP, from the coding sequence ATGAGCGGCAGCGGCGGCAGCGGCGGAGTGGGGATCGTTGCAGGCATGCCAGGGGGCGCAGGTGTGGCAGGGCTCGGCCCTGGGGGCGCGGGCGGACCGATTCCACCGCCGCCGGCCAGGGTCACGCTGCAGTGGATGCTCGAGCAGATGGTCGATCGCGACCGCCTGGCTCGCTTTCCCACGGCCTTTCGGCACAAGTCGCTCCAGTCCAGCAGCTACAACCGAGAATCGAAGCCGCCGGTAGGCTCGCCAGGCTGGTTCGCGGACGGGGACGGCGTAGGGGCCATCCGCAGCGAGGGAGACGAACGGGTGTTGATGGAACACCGGGGGCCCGGAGCCATCGTCAAGATCTGGAGCACGTTTTTCTATTACGACTTCATGAACCGCTTGGGCCCAAAGATTCGTATCTATCTGGACGACAATCCGGTCCCGGTGATCGAAGAGTACTTGATCGAGCTCGTGACCCGAAACGAGTGGTTGGTACAGGAATACGGACCAGTCCCACCCAAGCAAAACAGCTTCGAAGTGCCCGGCGTCTTCGCGGGCTTCACGGCGCGTGCTGGAAACCTCTACCTTCCCATCCCCTATCAACGCAGCTGCAAGGTGACTGTCGCCGACACCCGAAACTTCTACAACATCATCAACTACGTGGAGTTCCCGCCGGGCACCGTCGTCGAGACGTACACCCCGCAGGGCTTTCAGCAGGCCTTGGGCACGATGCAGACGGTCAGCGCCCAGCTCGCGAATCCCACCGATTTCGCGGGCGGTACGGCCAAGCATCAGAACGCCACCTTGGGCCCGGGACAATCCCTCACGATTCCCCTTGCGCCGGGCAGCAACGCGGTACGCCATCTCGAAGTGAAGCTCGCCGATGCCTCGCGCCAACGCCTGCGCTCCACCATCCTGAAGGGCACGTTCGACGGCGAGCAAACAATCTGGACGCCGCTCGGCGACTACTTTTGCAGCGGTAACGAGGTCAACCCGTTCAAGACCTGGGAGCGCGAGATGCGCCCCGACGGTACCATGATCACGCGCTGGGTGATGCCCTACCAGCACGCGGGCGAAATCGCCTTCGAGAACCTGGGGCCGGACCCGGTGACCCTGGAGGTGAAGCTACAGACGGCGCCATGGTTCTGGGACGCCGACTCGATGCACTTTCATGCTCATTGGCGGACCAGCGAGCCCGTGCCGGGTACGCCCTTTTCGGACTGGAACTTCGTGCACGTGGACGGCAAGGGCGTTTACGTCGCCGACGTGTGGACGGTCCTGAACGCAGAGAGAGGCTGGTGGGGCGAAGGCGACGAGAAGATCTACGTGGACGAGGCCTACGATCAGAACGGCACGGGGGACGATTTCCCGACCCACTTCGGCACGGGCACCGAGGACTACTACGGCTGGGCCGGCGGCGTGGACCCGACCGGGCTCGACACCTTCAGTCATCCGTTCCTGTCCAACGTACGCACCGGTAGCGCGCAAGACGTGCGCGGCTACAACATCACGACCCGCTCGCGCGTCTGGGATGCGATCCCGTTTTCGATGCGCCTTCACTTCGACATGGAGGCTTCGTTCGGTACCCAGATGCGCAATCGCTGGAACCTGCTCAAGTACTCGGTGGTGACCTACTGGTATGCGATTCCAGGCGCGCGGCACAATCGTGTGCCCCAGCCGGCCGAGGCAGCCAGGCCCGTGATGACGGTCCAAGAGCTGGACGCACGGATCGCGGCTTTGCGCGGAGCTCCGGCGCCGCAGCCGTAG
- a CDS encoding class I fructose-bisphosphate aldolase yields the protein MSSLSEHFDTETEQLLAYQCKGIQKSSLQLPGPDFVDRVLCATDRPGTVLRNVQLLFDSGRLGGTGYMSILPVDQGIEHAAGASFAKNPIYFDPENIVRLAHEGGCNAVASTLGVLGSCSRKWAHKIPFLVKLNHNELLTHPNEHQQDRFGSVRQAFDMGAVAVGATIYFGSEDSRRQIDYVSEMFEEAHSLGLVTVLWCYLRNSAFKKEADHHTSSDLTGQANHLGVTIQADIIKQKLATHTGGYVALNMGGSSYGKFDARIYTELQAAAKDGGGGHPIELVRYQVVNCFAGRSPMLNSGGASSGQGDFAEAVKTAVINKRAGGVGLISGRKAFQRSMQDGVRLLNLIQDVYLDRSITVA from the coding sequence ATGTCATCTCTCAGTGAACATTTCGACACGGAAACCGAACAACTGCTCGCCTACCAGTGCAAGGGAATCCAAAAGAGCTCGCTGCAGCTTCCGGGCCCGGATTTCGTGGACCGCGTCCTTTGCGCCACGGACCGCCCCGGCACGGTGCTGCGCAACGTGCAGCTGTTGTTTGACTCCGGGCGCCTCGGCGGCACAGGTTACATGTCGATTCTTCCTGTCGATCAAGGCATCGAGCACGCTGCCGGCGCGAGCTTCGCCAAGAACCCAATCTACTTCGATCCGGAGAACATCGTGCGCCTGGCTCACGAAGGTGGCTGCAACGCGGTCGCTTCGACGCTCGGCGTTCTGGGTAGTTGCAGCCGCAAATGGGCCCACAAGATTCCCTTCCTGGTCAAGCTGAATCACAACGAGCTGCTCACCCATCCCAACGAGCACCAGCAGGACCGCTTTGGGTCGGTGCGGCAGGCCTTCGACATGGGCGCGGTGGCCGTGGGAGCCACCATCTACTTCGGCAGCGAAGACAGCCGCCGCCAGATCGACTACGTCTCCGAGATGTTCGAGGAGGCCCACTCGCTTGGCCTCGTCACGGTGCTGTGGTGCTATCTCCGTAACAGCGCGTTCAAAAAGGAGGCCGACCATCACACGTCGTCCGACCTCACTGGACAAGCCAATCATCTCGGCGTGACGATCCAGGCAGACATCATCAAACAGAAACTCGCCACCCATACGGGCGGCTACGTTGCACTGAACATGGGCGGCAGCAGCTACGGCAAATTCGACGCGCGCATCTACACCGAGCTGCAGGCCGCGGCCAAGGACGGCGGCGGTGGCCATCCGATCGAGCTGGTCCGCTACCAGGTCGTCAACTGCTTTGCAGGACGCAGTCCCATGCTCAACTCGGGCGGGGCTTCGAGCGGGCAGGGCGATTTCGCCGAGGCGGTGAAGACCGCAGTCATCAACAAGCGCGCCGGCGGCGTCGGCTTGATTTCGGGTCGCAAGGCCTTTCAGCGCTCCATGCAGGACGGTGTAAGGCTCCTGAACTTGATCCAGGATGTCTACCTGGATAGGTCCATCACGGTTGCGTAG
- a CDS encoding GTP-binding protein, which yields MAFRWTSWFADKSRQRVATHLIFGMLGAGKTTLIRHLLGQRPPLEAWAVIVNENGEASLEPDKTSATGDPGVSIHPVGGGCVCCDARLQMQMVLRELVLERSPQRLLIEPTGAGHSLGVLRSLLESEVAERLDLRATLCVVDPRHLQDKRFTESSEFQQQAQLADILLANKIDLASKDELHAFGRWAATLAPGEARVLRVQHGRVELHAVDRRADLTRLSLGRQQPREEPSPNRGAGHGARDVPAPSKPLRSQTRDGGCSWLFSKADVFSKSKIIGVVMDLAGHTPAFAGIRAALRTDAGPTVLTWQRGTLRLASAGELPESRFELLEGARAQRDWDAIEHKLLGALLTHEDAGE from the coding sequence ATGGCTTTCCGCTGGACAAGCTGGTTTGCCGACAAGAGCCGGCAGCGGGTGGCAACCCACCTGATCTTCGGGATGCTGGGGGCCGGCAAGACGACGCTGATTCGCCATCTGCTGGGGCAGCGACCGCCGCTTGAGGCCTGGGCTGTGATAGTCAACGAAAACGGCGAGGCCTCGCTGGAGCCGGACAAGACGTCCGCGACAGGCGATCCAGGGGTTAGCATTCATCCGGTCGGTGGGGGGTGCGTTTGCTGCGATGCCAGGCTCCAGATGCAGATGGTGCTTCGCGAGCTCGTGCTCGAGCGAAGCCCCCAGCGTTTGCTGATCGAGCCTACCGGCGCTGGACACTCCCTCGGCGTTCTTCGAAGCCTGCTGGAGTCGGAGGTTGCCGAGCGTCTGGATCTCAGGGCCACGCTGTGCGTCGTTGACCCACGCCACCTGCAAGACAAGCGCTTCACGGAGTCCAGTGAGTTTCAGCAGCAGGCGCAGCTGGCCGATATTCTGCTGGCCAACAAGATCGATCTGGCATCGAAGGACGAGCTGCATGCCTTCGGACGTTGGGCCGCGACGCTTGCCCCCGGTGAGGCCCGGGTGCTTCGGGTACAACACGGCCGAGTTGAATTGCATGCCGTCGATCGTCGAGCGGACCTGACACGTCTGAGCCTAGGCCGGCAGCAACCACGGGAGGAACCGAGCCCGAACCGGGGTGCCGGGCACGGCGCTCGGGACGTGCCCGCGCCAAGCAAACCCCTGCGCTCGCAAACGCGCGACGGCGGTTGTAGCTGGTTGTTCAGCAAGGCGGACGTCTTCAGCAAGAGCAAAATCATCGGGGTGGTCATGGATTTGGCTGGACACACGCCCGCATTCGCCGGGATCAGGGCTGCGCTGCGCACCGACGCGGGTCCCACGGTGCTGACCTGGCAACGGGGTACCCTGCGGTTGGCCAGCGCCGGCGAGCTGCCGGAGAGCCGTTTCGAGCTGCTCGAAGGAGCTAGGGCACAGCGGGATTGGGATGCGATCGAGCACAAGCTGCTCGGCGCGCTGCTGACCCACGAAGACGCGGGGGAATGA
- a CDS encoding nitroreductase family protein, translating to MRADEMRARACGFRETMSRRRSVRDFSDEPVPLEVVRECISAAATAPSGANKQPWTFVLVTDLELKHRIREGAESEERAFYGGRAPQRWIEDLAALGTDASKPFLETAPALIAVFAQRQGTQAGQRHYYVQESVGIAVGILIAALHHSGLATLTHTPSPMGFLGKILGRPNNERAYLLIPAGYPQRDCCVPAIERKPLAEVLIER from the coding sequence ATGCGGGCGGACGAAATGCGCGCCCGGGCGTGCGGGTTCCGCGAAACCATGAGCCGGCGGCGAAGCGTACGCGACTTCAGCGACGAGCCGGTGCCGCTCGAGGTCGTTCGCGAGTGCATTTCCGCGGCGGCGACCGCACCATCGGGAGCAAACAAGCAGCCCTGGACGTTCGTCCTGGTCACGGATCTCGAGCTCAAGCACCGGATACGCGAAGGCGCAGAATCGGAGGAGCGTGCATTCTACGGCGGTCGAGCCCCGCAGCGCTGGATCGAGGACCTGGCCGCGTTGGGCACGGACGCCTCCAAGCCCTTTCTGGAAACCGCGCCCGCACTCATTGCCGTGTTCGCACAGCGCCAGGGCACCCAAGCCGGCCAGCGCCACTACTACGTTCAGGAATCGGTGGGGATCGCTGTGGGCATCTTGATCGCGGCGTTGCACCACTCAGGCCTCGCCACGCTGACACACACACCGAGCCCCATGGGCTTTCTTGGCAAGATCCTAGGGCGGCCGAACAACGAACGCGCCTACTTGCTGATCCCGGCCGGTTACCCGCAACGAGATTGCTGCGTGCCGGCGATCGAGCGCAAGCCCCTGGCCGAAGTTCTGATCGAGCGCTGA